Proteins encoded by one window of Streptococcus suis S735:
- the ide-Ssuis gene encoding host-specific IgM cysteine endopeptidase Ide-Ssuis: protein MNIQERFSLRKSAVGLVSVSLLCAIYTSTVAADTVVTGVNEIIEESQVKDEVSIESEKNESLDGSNIEIVEEIADNIPSPVIAEGEVAVEMKVDRGTENVVSRNDTEVTTSEQNQIEVTETKEILNQTSYQTESGEQRQIIWAHGITPPAMEQSGGFVKEKYGDYLNYTAPFEAGKGYYDTNKSLNASFIDLNLCFAAVSSNMVHWWLEQNSSYVERYLKEKKGTVNVEENYAITDLRRYINSFQNQQNSRVFDMFKTYYGYRTNGFVSDALVDLFINGYKPKAQGGVNLEDSQLVPDSRGGFFYDVFKEKKLTNRIFSGSYERFGEDVRTVLESKGLLGLTYRTLGYATHIVTVWGAEYDNQGKIKAVYITDSDDQQEQIGLKRMGITRDASGNPRLNNHMKNNSAGALLDYVHTIRLGQDLWEEYFNPLAKAKETASQTLADTKKALDLSIQGQSELPESMRLIYLEKLNNLYNQGILSIQKAESSEMLSGALENGLNSLKSLDFPISEVGNALAPDLPVGDRSTVSDVDSLSSQETSSTNLEADTENAGIIADGTNQLHFPVEAQTTSSVEAEGDNVFEQEADTLPIIIENKDEFGSELSRNMQTSETDSLVVAVEEDVKNDEVAQVEELLESEKVENQSSELLSDTLIVESANDKEEDRVEAVVSEQPDSIPHQNVEISLVEPTNVETETVVTPINDAATPHGSPTYIDNSVTESVATPLEKDSIQAGETEIAEPTSSESTNVETETVVTPVNDVATPHGSPTYIDNSVTESVATPLEKDSIQAGETEIAEPTSSESTNVETETVVTPVNDVATPHGSPTYIDNSVTESVATPLEKDSIQAGETEIAEPTSSESTSVEAELVDNSEIHAATSSVTPCGSSAYADGSTTESVATPLEKDSIQTGNTEIAEPTSSKSTNVEAASVDNSEIHADASLTAVSSVNLDNPVIEPVAISLIGSKRDTNAEVEVSSLSKREVRKTNTDGLISVQSKVIKKELLESSLAEAGSPLLEATIAQSSNSNSTEIGMSYQNTVLLESNNTERQVSKAEIVMEHKETELVETVSSASEPVVLVENISQTSNNTIESGKNMGVQSQAGAKQILGVEQSSKVSTPTSRQIMGVGLLTLVLGSALGLLKKRRK, encoded by the coding sequence ATGAACATTCAAGAACGATTTTCTTTGAGAAAATCCGCGGTTGGCTTGGTCTCAGTCTCTTTGCTATGTGCTATTTATACATCCACTGTTGCTGCCGATACAGTTGTTACAGGAGTGAATGAAATAATTGAAGAATCACAAGTCAAGGATGAGGTATCTATTGAATCAGAAAAAAATGAATCCCTAGATGGTTCTAATATTGAAATTGTAGAGGAAATAGCAGACAACATCCCATCACCTGTTATCGCTGAAGGGGAAGTAGCGGTAGAGATGAAAGTTGACAGAGGGACCGAGAATGTAGTTTCTAGAAATGATACAGAAGTTACGACGAGCGAGCAAAATCAGATAGAGGTTACTGAGACAAAAGAAATTTTGAATCAGACCAGTTATCAAACGGAGAGTGGCGAGCAACGACAAATTATATGGGCCCATGGAATTACTCCTCCTGCAATGGAACAAAGCGGTGGTTTTGTAAAGGAAAAGTATGGAGACTATTTAAACTATACAGCGCCATTTGAGGCTGGAAAAGGCTACTATGATACCAATAAGAGTCTGAATGCTTCATTTATTGACCTTAATCTTTGTTTTGCAGCTGTGTCTTCAAACATGGTACATTGGTGGTTGGAACAGAATAGTTCCTATGTTGAGCGATATCTCAAAGAAAAAAAGGGTACAGTAAATGTTGAAGAAAACTACGCAATAACGGACTTACGGCGCTATATTAATTCATTCCAAAATCAACAAAATAGTCGAGTTTTTGATATGTTCAAAACTTACTATGGTTATCGTACAAATGGTTTTGTATCAGATGCCTTGGTTGACTTGTTTATTAACGGATATAAACCTAAGGCACAGGGCGGTGTCAATCTGGAAGATAGCCAGTTAGTACCAGATAGTAGGGGTGGCTTTTTCTACGACGTTTTCAAAGAGAAAAAACTGACAAATCGAATTTTTAGTGGTAGTTATGAGCGGTTTGGTGAGGATGTTCGAACTGTTTTGGAAAGCAAAGGATTACTCGGCTTAACTTATAGAACATTAGGTTATGCAACGCATATTGTGACGGTATGGGGTGCTGAGTACGACAATCAAGGTAAGATTAAGGCTGTCTATATCACAGATTCTGATGATCAACAAGAACAAATTGGTTTGAAGCGTATGGGAATCACTCGTGATGCTTCCGGAAATCCACGTTTGAATAATCATATGAAAAATAATTCAGCTGGAGCGCTTTTGGATTATGTCCATACAATCCGTCTGGGTCAAGACTTATGGGAAGAATATTTCAATCCGCTTGCAAAAGCCAAAGAAACAGCTAGTCAGACATTAGCCGATACAAAGAAGGCGTTGGATTTGTCTATTCAAGGACAATCTGAATTGCCAGAATCAATGCGACTGATTTATCTTGAAAAACTAAATAATCTCTATAATCAAGGAATTCTATCTATTCAAAAGGCAGAAAGTTCTGAGATGCTAAGTGGTGCATTGGAAAATGGTTTAAATAGTTTAAAGAGTTTAGATTTTCCTATTTCAGAAGTTGGAAATGCTTTGGCACCAGATTTACCAGTAGGTGATCGCTCAACGGTTTCAGATGTTGATTCTCTATCATCTCAAGAAACAAGTTCCACAAATTTGGAAGCAGACACAGAGAATGCAGGTATTATTGCAGATGGTACCAATCAATTGCATTTTCCAGTGGAGGCCCAAACGACATCTTCAGTAGAGGCTGAGGGAGATAATGTTTTTGAACAAGAGGCAGATACATTACCAATAATTATTGAAAACAAGGATGAATTTGGTTCAGAACTATCAAGAAACATGCAAACGTCAGAAACGGATTCGCTAGTAGTAGCTGTTGAAGAAGATGTGAAAAATGATGAGGTAGCCCAAGTTGAAGAGCTTCTTGAATCAGAAAAAGTTGAAAATCAGAGTTCGGAACTTCTGTCAGACACCCTAATCGTAGAGAGTGCAAATGACAAAGAAGAAGATAGAGTGGAGGCGGTTGTTTCTGAACAACCAGACTCAATACCACATCAAAATGTAGAAATCTCTCTTGTAGAACCAACGAATGTCGAAACTGAAACTGTGGTCACTCCTATTAATGATGCAGCTACTCCTCATGGTTCCCCGACGTATATAGATAATTCCGTAACTGAATCTGTAGCTACTCCACTTGAAAAAGACTCCATTCAAGCCGGAGAGACAGAAATTGCAGAACCAACCTCGAGCGAATCAACGAATGTCGAAACTGAAACTGTGGTCACTCCTGTTAATGATGTAGCTACTCCTCATGGTTCCCCGACGTATATAGATAATTCCGTAACTGAATCTGTAGCTACTCCACTTGAAAAAGACTCCATTCAAGCCGGAGAGACAGAAATTGCAGAACCAACCTCGAGCGAATCAACGAATGTCGAAACTGAAACTGTGGTCACTCCTGTTAATGATGTAGCTACTCCTCATGGTTCCCCGACGTATATAGATAATTCCGTAACTGAATCTGTAGCTACTCCACTTGAAAAAGACTCCATTCAAGCCGGGGAGACAGAGATTGCAGAACCAACCTCGAGCGAATCAACTAGTGTTGAAGCTGAACTTGTCGACAATTCTGAAATTCATGCAGCTACCTCTTCAGTTACTCCCTGTGGCTCCTCGGCATATGCAGATGGTTCCACAACTGAATCTGTAGCCACTCCGCTTGAAAAAGACTCCATTCAGACTGGAAATACAGAAATTGCAGAACCAACCTCGAGCAAATCAACTAATGTAGAAGCTGCATCTGTCGACAATTCTGAAATTCATGCAGATGCCTCTCTAACTGCTGTTTCATCAGTTAATCTGGATAATCCAGTGATTGAACCAGTAGCTATCTCCCTTATCGGTTCTAAGAGGGACACGAATGCAGAAGTAGAAGTTTCTTCATTATCGAAAAGAGAGGTTAGAAAAACAAATACTGACGGGCTAATCTCTGTTCAATCAAAAGTTATTAAGAAAGAATTGCTAGAATCAAGCTTAGCAGAAGCAGGGTCTCCATTGCTAGAAGCCACCATTGCTCAGTCTTCAAACTCAAATAGTACTGAGATAGGTATGAGCTATCAGAATACTGTGTTATTAGAGTCTAATAATACAGAGCGTCAGGTGTCTAAAGCAGAAATTGTTATGGAACACAAGGAGACAGAGTTAGTTGAAACGGTTTCATCTGCTTCTGAGCCTGTAGTGCTCGTAGAAAATATCTCACAAACCTCAAATAATACTATTGAATCTGGTAAGAATATGGGAGTTCAATCTCAAGCAGGTGCAAAACAAATTTTAGGCGTAGAACAATCTTCGAAAGTAAGTACACCTACTTCAAGACAGATTATGGGAGTCGGTCTATTGACTCTTGTTCTTGGTAGTGCTTTAGGTTTGTTAAAGAAAAGACGTAAGTAA
- a CDS encoding NAD(P)/FAD-dependent oxidoreductase: MKKQVIIIGGGIVGSTAAFYLSQEEQVNLTLIDSGVGTATRAAAGIICPWMAQKKNKDWYKLTSDGAVFYRQLVADLEKSGATEIPFKQTGTIGLKSKPELLDKIQKIAEERRVDTPTIGEITPLIGSEINQYLPLLKPDYFGIHLEGGGRIDGGRLIDILQEQFLKNGGTRIYGQAKLLDNHTVEVDNQVLTADHIILATGAWLPHILEPLGYQVDVRPQKGQLFELDTEFDTDNWPVCMPYGEIDILPFENGKIIIGATHEDDMGYDLELDPEKIQAMHDKIAEFMPDLANYPVTRTRIGTRAYTSTYSPFYGNIEDMPNVWVASGLGSTGLTNGPIIGWQIAKEILNQETNFDRTPYSPNRYILKK; encoded by the coding sequence ATGAAAAAACAAGTTATTATTATAGGCGGAGGAATTGTTGGCTCTACTGCAGCCTTTTATCTCTCCCAAGAAGAACAAGTCAATCTTACTCTCATTGATTCAGGGGTCGGAACAGCCACACGAGCTGCCGCAGGTATCATCTGCCCATGGATGGCTCAGAAAAAAAATAAAGACTGGTATAAGCTGACTTCCGATGGTGCTGTTTTCTACCGTCAATTGGTAGCCGATTTGGAAAAATCGGGTGCTACTGAAATTCCATTCAAACAGACTGGAACCATCGGCCTAAAAAGTAAGCCTGAACTACTTGATAAAATCCAAAAAATTGCCGAGGAACGTCGCGTAGATACTCCGACTATTGGCGAAATTACTCCGCTTATAGGCTCGGAAATTAACCAGTACCTGCCACTACTTAAGCCAGACTATTTTGGTATCCATTTAGAAGGTGGCGGTCGTATTGATGGTGGGCGTTTGATTGATATTCTTCAGGAACAATTTTTGAAAAATGGTGGTACACGTATCTACGGACAGGCAAAACTGCTCGACAACCATACTGTCGAAGTAGATAATCAAGTGCTTACTGCTGACCATATTATCTTAGCCACAGGGGCCTGGTTACCACATATTCTTGAACCTCTTGGCTATCAAGTGGATGTTCGACCACAAAAAGGACAATTGTTCGAATTAGATACAGAATTCGATACCGACAATTGGCCAGTTTGTATGCCTTACGGAGAGATTGATATCCTACCATTTGAAAATGGGAAAATCATTATTGGTGCAACTCATGAAGATGACATGGGCTACGATTTAGAACTAGACCCTGAAAAAATCCAAGCCATGCATGATAAAATAGCTGAATTCATGCCTGATTTGGCAAACTATCCTGTAACCAGAACTCGCATTGGAACGCGCGCCTATACTTCAACTTATTCACCATTCTACGGAAATATTGAGGATATGCCTAATGTCTGGGTAGCTAGTGGTCTAGGCTCCACCGGTCTGACAAACGGTCCAATTATCGGTTGGCAAATTGCTAAAGAAATTCTCAATCAAGAAACAAACTTTGACCGTACACCATATTCTCCAAATAGATATATTCTCAAAAAATAA
- a CDS encoding GDSL-type esterase/lipase family protein — MSDIMYPEVLTVGSGAVKVATVGDSLTYGYGLENREKDAYPCILAEKLGHHYQVSNYGLSGRSLQSTADFPYFKEKNAQLSLESEADIVIIMIGSNDSRGPYWNRERFIQEYREMAEQYMDLPSQPDVYLVIPPYVPTSRFGLNNQIIEDELQKIIPAIGNELGLPVINLYTVTEGHLEYYSDGLHLTPLGNQVIAEEIYQHLRH; from the coding sequence GTGTCAGATATAATGTATCCTGAGGTCCTAACTGTTGGAAGTGGGGCCGTAAAAGTTGCAACAGTCGGAGATAGTTTGACTTATGGATATGGCTTGGAGAATCGGGAAAAAGATGCCTATCCTTGTATTCTAGCTGAGAAACTTGGGCATCACTATCAAGTTTCAAATTATGGATTGAGTGGGCGTTCACTTCAGTCAACTGCAGATTTTCCTTACTTTAAAGAGAAGAATGCCCAACTTTCACTTGAGAGTGAAGCAGATATTGTCATCATCATGATTGGTAGTAACGATAGCCGAGGACCATATTGGAATAGGGAGAGGTTTATTCAAGAGTATAGGGAAATGGCAGAGCAGTATATGGATTTACCAAGCCAGCCGGATGTTTATTTAGTCATCCCGCCTTACGTACCAACCAGTCGTTTTGGATTGAATAATCAAATTATTGAAGATGAATTACAAAAAATTATCCCAGCTATCGGAAACGAACTTGGTTTACCAGTTATTAACCTTTACACTGTGACGGAGGGACATCTTGAATACTATAGCGATGGTCTTCATTTGACACCGTTAGGAAATCAAGTTATTGCTGAAGAGATTTACCAGCATCTCAGACACTAA
- the lepB gene encoding signal peptidase I codes for MVKRDLIKQISLLVLLIFGIIGLRFWLLEPVTITPEMANSYLKENDFIMTVRNVRPIHGDFILYNHEGKEYVSRVIALENETVTYMDDVLYRNDIIVTENYLKTPHSQESYTDDFTLETLTNGKYNIIPEGHYLVLNDVRTNQQDSRSFGLISSEAIVGRLTFRISPLSEFGFIKTGLVQ; via the coding sequence ATGGTAAAAAGAGATTTAATAAAACAAATCAGTTTATTGGTCTTATTGATTTTTGGAATCATTGGCCTACGATTTTGGTTACTTGAGCCAGTCACGATTACCCCTGAGATGGCAAATAGTTATTTGAAGGAAAATGACTTTATCATGACAGTGCGAAATGTCCGCCCGATTCATGGAGATTTTATTTTGTATAACCATGAGGGAAAAGAGTATGTGAGTCGTGTGATTGCATTGGAAAACGAGACGGTTACCTATATGGACGATGTTCTCTATCGTAATGATATTATTGTTACAGAGAACTATTTAAAAACGCCTCATTCACAAGAAAGTTATACAGATGACTTTACATTGGAAACCTTGACAAATGGAAAGTACAACATCATTCCAGAGGGACACTATTTGGTGTTGAATGATGTACGAACGAATCAACAGGATAGTCGTAGTTTTGGTTTGATTTCTAGTGAGGCTATTGTTGGTAGACTGACTTTTCGGATTAGTCCACTTTCAGAATTTGGTTTTATTAAGACAGGGCTGGTTCAGTAG
- the glmS gene encoding glutamine--fructose-6-phosphate transaminase (isomerizing), which yields MCGIVGVVGNTNATDILIQGLEKLEYRGYDSAGIFVTGGEQAHLVKAVGRIAELSAKVGDKTEGTTGIGHTRWATHGKPTENNAHPHTSQTAGHILVHNGVIENYAEIKEEYLAGHDLKGQTDTEIAVHLIGQFAEEGLSTLEAFKKALKIIQGSYAFALIDAADADTIYVAKNKSPLLIGLGDGYNMVCSDAMAMIRETSEYMEIHDKELVIVKKDSVEVMDYDGNAIERGSYTAELDLSDIGKGTYPYYMLKEIDEQPTVMRKLISAYTNEAGQVTVDADIIKAVQEADRIYILAAGTSYHAGFAAKDFLEKLTDTPVELGISSEWGYSMPLLSKKPLFVMISQSGETADSRQVLVKANEMGIPSLTVTNVPGSTLSREATYTMLLHAGPEIAVASTKAYTAQIATLAILAKAVGDANGNAYAKEFDLVHELSIVAQSIEASLSEKDVIAEKVEKLLSTTRNAFYIGRGSDYYVSMEASLKLKEISYIQCEGFAAGELKHGTISLIEDGVPVLALISNHPHLASHTRGNIQEVVARGANVLTIVDEAVAKEEDDITVTTVHPFLSAIAMVVPTQLIAYYATLQRGLDVDKPRNLAKSVTVE from the coding sequence ATGTGTGGAATCGTTGGTGTTGTAGGAAATACAAACGCAACTGATATTTTGATTCAAGGACTTGAAAAATTAGAATACCGTGGTTATGATTCAGCAGGTATTTTTGTGACGGGTGGTGAGCAAGCTCATCTTGTGAAAGCTGTTGGTCGCATTGCAGAATTGTCTGCAAAAGTTGGCGATAAGACTGAAGGGACAACAGGGATCGGTCATACTCGTTGGGCGACTCATGGTAAGCCAACTGAGAACAATGCTCACCCTCACACTTCTCAAACTGCTGGACATATCCTAGTTCACAACGGTGTGATTGAAAACTACGCAGAAATCAAGGAAGAGTATCTTGCAGGTCATGACTTGAAAGGGCAGACAGATACAGAAATTGCTGTACACTTGATTGGTCAATTTGCAGAAGAAGGTTTGTCAACTCTAGAAGCCTTTAAAAAAGCATTGAAGATTATTCAAGGTTCATATGCCTTTGCTTTGATTGATGCTGCGGATGCAGATACAATCTATGTTGCCAAAAATAAATCTCCACTTTTGATTGGTCTTGGTGATGGCTATAACATGGTCTGCTCAGATGCCATGGCTATGATTCGTGAGACAAGTGAATACATGGAAATTCACGATAAGGAATTGGTTATCGTGAAAAAAGATAGTGTTGAAGTCATGGACTATGATGGCAATGCGATTGAACGTGGTAGTTATACAGCTGAGCTTGATTTGTCAGATATTGGTAAGGGAACTTATCCATACTACATGCTCAAGGAAATTGATGAGCAGCCAACTGTTATGCGTAAATTGATTAGTGCCTATACAAATGAAGCTGGTCAGGTAACAGTTGACGCGGATATTATTAAGGCAGTACAAGAAGCTGACCGTATCTATATCTTGGCTGCTGGAACTTCCTATCACGCAGGATTTGCCGCAAAAGACTTCTTGGAAAAATTGACAGATACACCAGTAGAGTTGGGAATTTCATCTGAGTGGGGCTACAGTATGCCACTTTTGAGCAAAAAGCCACTCTTTGTCATGATTAGCCAGTCAGGTGAAACTGCTGATAGCCGTCAGGTATTGGTTAAAGCTAATGAAATGGGCATTCCAAGTTTGACTGTAACCAACGTTCCTGGTTCGACCCTATCACGTGAGGCAACTTACACCATGTTGCTCCATGCAGGACCAGAAATTGCGGTAGCTTCTACAAAAGCCTACACTGCACAGATTGCGACTTTGGCAATCTTGGCGAAGGCTGTCGGTGATGCAAATGGCAATGCCTACGCGAAAGAATTTGACTTGGTGCATGAATTGTCCATCGTAGCTCAATCTATTGAGGCCAGCTTGTCAGAAAAAGATGTGATTGCTGAAAAAGTTGAAAAACTCTTATCAACCACTCGCAACGCATTCTATATCGGTCGTGGTAGTGACTACTACGTTTCTATGGAAGCCAGCTTGAAATTGAAAGAAATTTCATACATCCAATGTGAAGGCTTTGCGGCAGGTGAATTGAAACACGGTACCATTTCATTGATTGAAGACGGTGTTCCTGTCTTGGCCTTGATTTCAAATCATCCACATCTTGCAAGCCATACTCGAGGCAATATTCAGGAAGTGGTGGCGCGTGGTGCCAATGTCTTGACAATTGTAGATGAAGCAGTAGCTAAGGAAGAGGATGACATCACTGTTACAACGGTTCATCCATTCTTATCAGCGATTGCTATGGTTGTTCCGACACAGTTGATCGCTTACTATGCGACATTGCAACGCGGTTTGGATGTTGATAAACCACGTAACTTGGCTAAGTCTGTTACTGTTGAATAA
- a CDS encoding amino acid ABC transporter permease has translation MDYVLEVLPSLLNGAAVSLQVFFLVLILSLPLGAVFAFLMQIKFKPLQWLLHFYVLIMRGTPLLLQLIFVYYVLPSVGITFDRMPAVILAFTLNYAAYFSEIFRGGIEAIPKGQYEAAKVLKFTPVQTIRYIVLPQVVKIVLPSVFNEVMTLVKDTSLVYALGVSDLLLASRTAANRDASLAPMFIAGAIYLLMIGAVTLISKQVEKKFDYYR, from the coding sequence ATGGATTATGTTTTGGAAGTTCTGCCCAGTCTACTAAATGGTGCTGCAGTCTCCTTGCAAGTATTTTTTCTAGTATTGATATTATCCTTGCCATTAGGAGCTGTTTTCGCTTTTTTAATGCAGATTAAATTTAAACCCTTACAATGGTTATTGCATTTCTATGTATTAATTATGCGAGGAACCCCCTTACTTTTACAATTAATTTTTGTTTATTACGTCTTACCAAGTGTGGGTATTACATTTGACCGAATGCCTGCTGTGATTCTGGCCTTTACGCTCAACTATGCGGCCTATTTCTCTGAAATTTTCCGTGGTGGTATTGAAGCTATTCCAAAAGGTCAGTATGAAGCTGCTAAGGTATTGAAATTTACCCCTGTTCAGACCATTCGCTACATTGTCTTACCACAGGTTGTGAAAATTGTTCTGCCAAGTGTTTTCAATGAAGTCATGACTTTGGTAAAGGATACTTCTTTGGTCTATGCACTTGGGGTTAGCGATTTGTTGTTGGCTAGTCGTACTGCGGCCAATCGTGATGCCAGCTTGGCACCTATGTTTATCGCAGGTGCAATCTACCTATTGATGATCGGTGCGGTAACACTGATTTCTAAACAAGTAGAAAAGAAATTTGATTATTATAGATAG
- a CDS encoding amino acid ABC transporter ATP-binding protein, translated as MLELRNLSKRFEDKQIFSNYDLVIPEGKIVAIVGQSGGGKTTLLRMLAGLETIDSGTLMYNGQELPLEELGKRHLLGFVFQDFQLFPHLSVLENLVLSPMKTQNMLRSEAEDKALKLLDTLGLANHANAYPFSLSGGQKQRVALARAMMIDPEIIGYDEPTSALDPELRKEVEKLILENRATGITQIVVTHDMQFAENIADEIIKIEPKH; from the coding sequence ATGTTAGAGTTACGCAATTTGTCAAAACGCTTTGAAGATAAACAGATTTTCTCCAACTATGATTTGGTCATTCCAGAAGGGAAAATTGTTGCCATTGTTGGTCAATCTGGCGGTGGTAAGACAACTCTTTTACGGATGTTGGCTGGTTTAGAGACTATTGATTCAGGAACTTTGATGTATAACGGTCAAGAACTGCCATTAGAGGAGTTGGGAAAACGACATTTGCTGGGCTTTGTCTTCCAGGACTTCCAGCTTTTCCCGCACCTATCCGTATTGGAAAACTTGGTTCTCTCTCCTATGAAAACGCAAAATATGTTGCGTTCAGAGGCGGAAGACAAGGCCCTTAAACTCTTGGATACTCTTGGACTTGCTAACCACGCAAATGCCTACCCATTTTCATTATCGGGTGGACAGAAACAACGTGTGGCCTTGGCGCGTGCGATGATGATTGATCCTGAGATTATCGGCTATGATGAACCAACTTCGGCCCTAGACCCTGAATTAAGAAAAGAAGTTGAGAAACTGATTCTTGAAAATAGGGCTACTGGAATCACGCAAATTGTGGTCACCCATGATATGCAGTTTGCTGAGAATATCGCAGATGAAATCATCAAAATTGAACCGAAACACTAA
- a CDS encoding amino acid ABC transporter substrate-binding protein, whose product MKKMMLGALALVTSLTLAACGSNDSATKSDNWTAYESEKSVTIGFDKTFVPMGFEQTDGSYTGFDIDLANAVFEKYGITVKWQPIDWDLKETELNNGNIDLIWNGYSITDERKEKVLFTNPYMDNQQVLVTKKSSNISQVSDMKDKILGAQAGSSGYSVFESQPAILKDIVQNNDASQYATFNEALIDLKNDRIDGLLIDRVYANYYLQQEGIIADYNIIDAGFENEAFAVGARKSDTTLVENINKAFAELYKEGKFQEISQKWFGEDVATDTVKK is encoded by the coding sequence ATTAAAAAAATGATGCTTGGAGCTCTTGCTCTTGTAACTTCTTTGACTCTTGCTGCTTGTGGCTCCAATGATTCGGCTACTAAGTCTGATAATTGGACAGCCTACGAGTCTGAAAAATCCGTTACGATTGGCTTTGATAAGACCTTTGTCCCAATGGGATTTGAACAGACAGATGGTTCTTACACAGGTTTTGATATTGACTTGGCTAATGCAGTCTTTGAAAAATATGGAATTACTGTAAAATGGCAACCAATTGACTGGGACTTGAAAGAAACTGAATTGAATAACGGGAATATTGATTTAATTTGGAATGGTTATTCTATTACAGATGAGCGTAAGGAAAAAGTTCTTTTCACAAATCCCTACATGGATAACCAACAAGTTCTTGTAACCAAAAAATCTTCCAATATTAGCCAAGTATCTGATATGAAGGATAAGATTTTAGGTGCGCAAGCAGGTTCATCTGGCTATTCAGTATTTGAATCACAACCAGCTATTTTGAAAGATATTGTTCAAAATAACGATGCAAGTCAGTATGCGACCTTCAATGAAGCCTTGATTGACTTGAAAAACGATCGTATTGATGGCCTTTTGATTGACCGTGTGTATGCAAATTATTACTTGCAACAAGAGGGAATTATCGCAGATTACAACATCATTGATGCAGGTTTTGAAAATGAAGCCTTCGCAGTCGGTGCTCGTAAATCAGATACGACACTCGTGGAAAACATTAATAAGGCGTTTGCTGAATTATATAAAGAAGGTAAATTCCAAGAAATCTCCCAAAAATGGTTTGGTGAGGATGTTGCAACCGACACAGTAAAAAAATAA
- a CDS encoding MBL fold metallo-hydrolase, giving the protein MIIHKSVNPVAFQNTYYLENDTHLIIIDPGSDWTKIQVTIEKIGKPISAILLTHTHYDHIMSLDILRETYNFPPVYVAENEASWLYTPEMNLSGLPRHDDMENVVCRPAEKIFQYQEDYQFDGFHFKVVPTPGHSIGGVSFIFPEDECVITGDALFRETVGRTDLPTSNFDDLITGIREHIFTLPNHYTVHPGHGQNTSVGHEKNFNPFFRM; this is encoded by the coding sequence ATGATTATTCACAAATCTGTCAATCCTGTCGCTTTTCAAAATACCTACTACCTTGAAAATGATACCCATCTGATTATCATTGACCCTGGGAGTGACTGGACAAAAATTCAAGTAACTATCGAAAAAATCGGAAAACCAATTTCGGCTATTCTCCTGACTCACACTCACTATGACCATATTATGAGTTTGGACATCCTGCGTGAGACCTACAATTTCCCGCCTGTCTATGTGGCTGAAAATGAAGCCAGCTGGCTCTACACACCAGAGATGAATCTATCAGGTCTACCTCGTCATGATGATATGGAAAATGTAGTCTGCCGACCTGCTGAAAAAATCTTCCAATACCAAGAAGACTACCAGTTTGACGGTTTTCATTTCAAGGTAGTTCCAACACCTGGTCACTCTATTGGTGGTGTTTCCTTTATCTTCCCAGAGGATGAATGTGTCATCACTGGAGACGCACTTTTCCGTGAAACTGTGGGACGCACAGACCTGCCAACCAGCAACTTTGATGACCTGATTACTGGCATCAGAGAACATATCTTTACCCTGCCAAATCACTATACTGTCCATCCAGGTCATGGTCAAAATACCAGCGTTGGACATGAGAAAAATTTCAATCCATTTTTTAGAATGTAA